A section of the Pimelobacter simplex genome encodes:
- a CDS encoding CHAP domain-containing protein → MRLRGPGHRSVARWGTGVLASALVATFVVLAGPSAEHSGRVVPSAATTYLCTGYAACNKAGYSDSGYGAANGKMYWNMYSGHNCTNYVAYRMIKAGGPATRPWSGGGNASEWGKFLSSMTDQVPNVGAVAWWGRYSNGSGSAGHVAYVERVVSATEIIISEDSWGGTFHWRSITKSSGRWPTGFIHIVDKKVGATARPVVTGTPKVGVALKTTAGTWSGSPTGYAYQWLADGAAIAGATAATYTPTAAVVGKKITARVTASKKGATSGVQDSVATGAVAEGDFAQRAAPVVTGTLLLDNVITASAGTWAPVPSTTVWRWFADGVRVPDNTTARLPLTAALVGKKISVKVVAKQAGYANMVSAAYPVGQVLAGVIQPTTPAAVTGRPALGQVLTVTPGTLTPTGTAVTYQWVRDGVPIAGATGAAYRLTAADVGRRVTAEMTATRAQYLPFHTTLPASTPVTSPAIFRLKTRSERGRAIVRVRVLATGVSPVPGQALIKIGRWSQTVRLDANGVARVVAKLPKGTKAVRVRYLGSTVVPAARVTGSVQVR, encoded by the coding sequence ATGCGCTTGCGGGGACCTGGGCACAGATCGGTCGCGCGCTGGGGGACCGGAGTCCTGGCCAGCGCGCTCGTGGCGACCTTCGTGGTCCTCGCCGGACCGTCCGCGGAGCACTCCGGACGGGTGGTGCCGAGCGCGGCGACGACCTACCTGTGCACGGGCTACGCGGCCTGCAACAAGGCCGGCTACTCCGACAGCGGCTACGGCGCGGCGAACGGCAAGATGTACTGGAACATGTACTCGGGCCACAACTGCACCAACTACGTGGCCTACCGGATGATCAAGGCCGGGGGACCGGCCACCCGCCCGTGGTCGGGCGGCGGCAACGCCAGTGAATGGGGCAAGTTCCTCTCGAGCATGACCGACCAGGTGCCCAACGTCGGCGCGGTCGCCTGGTGGGGGCGCTACTCCAACGGCAGCGGCTCGGCCGGCCACGTCGCCTACGTCGAGCGGGTCGTCTCGGCGACCGAGATCATCATCTCCGAGGACAGCTGGGGCGGCACCTTCCACTGGCGCTCGATCACCAAGTCGAGCGGCCGCTGGCCGACCGGCTTCATCCACATCGTCGACAAGAAGGTCGGCGCCACCGCGCGCCCCGTCGTCACCGGTACGCCGAAGGTCGGCGTCGCGCTCAAGACCACCGCGGGCACCTGGTCCGGCTCGCCGACCGGCTACGCCTACCAGTGGCTGGCCGACGGCGCCGCGATCGCCGGGGCCACCGCGGCGACCTACACGCCGACGGCGGCCGTGGTCGGCAAGAAGATCACGGCCCGGGTGACCGCCAGCAAGAAGGGCGCCACCAGCGGGGTGCAGGACTCCGTGGCCACCGGTGCGGTCGCCGAGGGCGACTTCGCCCAGCGTGCCGCGCCGGTCGTGACCGGCACGCTGCTGCTCGACAACGTGATCACCGCGAGCGCGGGCACCTGGGCGCCGGTGCCGAGCACCACCGTGTGGCGCTGGTTCGCCGACGGCGTGCGGGTCCCCGACAACACCACGGCCCGGCTGCCGCTGACCGCGGCCCTGGTCGGCAAGAAGATCAGCGTCAAGGTCGTCGCCAAGCAGGCCGGCTACGCCAACATGGTCTCGGCGGCCTACCCGGTGGGCCAGGTGCTGGCCGGCGTCATCCAGCCGACCACGCCCGCAGCCGTCACCGGCCGCCCGGCGCTGGGCCAGGTGCTCACCGTGACGCCCGGGACGCTGACCCCGACCGGCACGGCCGTGACCTACCAGTGGGTGCGCGACGGGGTGCCGATCGCCGGCGCGACCGGCGCGGCGTACCGGCTCACCGCGGCCGACGTCGGGCGCCGGGTCACCGCCGAGATGACCGCCACCCGGGCGCAGTACCTGCCCTTCCACACGACCCTGCCGGCCTCGACCCCGGTGACCTCGCCGGCGATCTTCCGGCTCAAGACCCGCTCCGAGCGCGGCCGCGCGATCGTCCGGGTCCGGGTGCTCGCGACGGGCGTCAGCCCGGTCCCGGGCCAGGCGCTCATCAAGATCGGGCGCTGGTCCCAGACGGTCCGGCTCGACGCCAACGGCGTGGCCCGGGTGGTCGCCAAGCTGCCCAAGGGCACCAAGGCGGTCCGGGTGCGCTACCTCGGCTCGACGGTGGTTCCCGCGGCGCGGGTGACCGGGTCGGTCCAGGTCCGCTGA
- a CDS encoding DsbA family protein, translated as MADTSERNRADVWFDPLCPFAWITSRWILEVEKVRPVEVSWHVMSLAYLNQDKDIPQEYRDLLAPAWGPVRVLIAAQERYGDKVLRPMYDAFGQRIHLDGRRLDHEPDGGLGLIAEVLAEVGLDAGLIEAAGDASYDEAVARSHHEGMDAVGNDVGTPTIHVNGTAFFGPVLTRIPRGEDAGKLWDGTVAVAAFPYFSELKRARNGDLDFS; from the coding sequence ATGGCTGACACTTCCGAGCGCAACCGCGCCGACGTCTGGTTCGACCCGCTGTGCCCCTTCGCCTGGATCACCTCGCGGTGGATCCTCGAGGTCGAGAAGGTCCGCCCGGTCGAGGTCTCCTGGCACGTGATGAGCCTGGCCTACCTCAACCAGGACAAGGACATCCCCCAGGAGTACCGCGACCTCCTCGCGCCTGCCTGGGGCCCGGTCCGGGTGCTCATCGCCGCCCAGGAGCGCTACGGCGACAAGGTGCTCCGCCCGATGTACGACGCCTTCGGCCAGCGCATCCACCTCGACGGCCGCCGCCTCGACCACGAGCCCGACGGGGGCCTCGGCCTCATCGCCGAGGTGCTCGCCGAGGTCGGTCTCGACGCCGGCCTGATCGAGGCCGCGGGCGACGCGTCGTACGACGAGGCGGTGGCGCGCTCGCACCACGAGGGCATGGACGCGGTCGGCAACGACGTCGGCACGCCGACGATCCACGTCAACGGCACCGCCTTCTTTGGCCCGGTGCTGACCCGGATCCCGCGGGGCGAGGACGCCGGGAAGCTCTGGGACGGCACCGTGGCCGTCGCCGCGTTCCCGTACTTCTCCGAGCTCAAGCGCGCGCGCAACGGCGACCTGGACTTCAGCTGA
- a CDS encoding N-acetylmuramoyl-L-alanine amidase, whose product MTWRDGRGAVRVRARVRAAGGAWSAWRRLPVLHDRPDPATAEGRATPSATEPVWVGPSDGVQVEVDGAIVQPVLTLIDPGVRSADSTVTPTRAPAASDAAVTARTGAKPKKKAPNRQPAFYSRAQWGADPTWASGRPVQVRTVKQVHVHHTATGNDYAAADVPGILRGIYRYHTKSLGWSDVGYNFFVDRFGRIWAGRRRPKHETQGAHTLGFNHVSVGIAVLGNHEVVAPSDAVIAGVTRVAAWKLAKYHRNAAGTIKVTSRGSDKYRKGRAVVLPVIDGHRDTNDTDCPGRYLYAELPRIRARTARRIRRFNA is encoded by the coding sequence GTGACCTGGCGCGACGGACGCGGCGCGGTCCGGGTGCGGGCCCGGGTGCGCGCGGCCGGCGGCGCCTGGAGCGCCTGGCGCCGGCTGCCCGTGCTGCACGACCGGCCGGACCCGGCCACCGCCGAGGGCCGGGCCACCCCGTCGGCCACCGAGCCGGTCTGGGTCGGCCCGAGCGACGGCGTCCAGGTCGAGGTCGACGGCGCGATCGTGCAGCCGGTGCTCACCCTGATCGACCCCGGCGTCCGCAGCGCCGACAGCACGGTCACGCCCACCCGGGCACCCGCCGCCTCCGACGCGGCCGTCACCGCCCGCACCGGCGCGAAGCCCAAGAAGAAGGCCCCGAACCGGCAGCCGGCGTTCTACTCCCGCGCCCAGTGGGGCGCCGACCCGACCTGGGCGAGCGGCCGGCCGGTGCAGGTCCGCACGGTCAAGCAGGTCCACGTCCACCACACCGCGACCGGCAACGACTACGCGGCCGCCGACGTGCCGGGCATCCTGCGCGGGATCTACCGCTACCACACCAAGTCCCTGGGCTGGTCCGACGTCGGCTACAACTTCTTCGTCGACCGCTTCGGCCGGATCTGGGCCGGGCGCCGGCGTCCCAAGCACGAGACCCAGGGCGCGCACACCCTCGGGTTCAACCACGTCTCGGTGGGCATCGCGGTGCTCGGCAACCACGAGGTGGTCGCGCCCAGCGACGCCGTGATCGCCGGCGTCACCCGGGTCGCGGCGTGGAAGCTGGCCAAGTACCACCGCAACGCCGCCGGCACCATCAAGGTGACCTCCCGCGGCAGCGACAAGTACCGCAAGGGCCGCGCGGTGGTGCTCCCGGTGATCGACGGTCACCGCGACACCAACGACACCGACTGCCCCGGCCGCTACCTGTACGCCGAGCTGCCGCGGATCCGCGCCCGGACCGCCCGCCGGATCCGCCGCTTCAACGCGTAG
- the metG gene encoding methionine--tRNA ligase, with amino-acid sequence MTHVLSAVAWPYANGPRHIGHVAGFGVPSDVFSRYQRMAGNDVLMVSGSDEHGTPILIAADEAGLTPQELADQNHRLIVEDLVGLGVSYDLYTRTTTRNHHAVVQELFLGVYENGYFVEQTTYGAISPSTGRTLPDRYIEGTCPICGYDGARGDQCDNCGNQLDPHDLIDPRSKINGEKPEFIETQHFFLDLPALAEALTEWLDGREATGLWRPNVIRFSKNILKEIRPRAMTRDIDWGIAVPLDGWRENPTKKLYVWFDAVIGYLSASIEWARRTGDAEAWRAWWNDPEALSYYFMGKDNITFHSQIWPAELLAYAGKGDKGGEPREYGVLNLPTEVVSSEFLTMEGKKFSSSKKIVIYVRDLLARYQPDAFRYFVASAGPENQDSDFTWAEFVRRTNDELVAGWGNLVNRTATLIAKNFGELPAAGELSAADKAVLDTVEGAFTSVGELIGKHRQKQAIGEAMRAVAEVNKYVSDSEPWKLKDEAQRERLGTILHVMAQCVADLNLVLSPFLPFSANEVDKALGGSGAIAPMPRIEEVSDLDDTTRGYPIITGDYTGFPAWRRRPIEVGRAVAKPSPVFVKLDPSVIDEELARLGA; translated from the coding sequence ATGACGCACGTCCTCTCCGCTGTCGCCTGGCCCTATGCCAACGGTCCCCGCCACATCGGCCACGTGGCCGGGTTCGGGGTGCCGTCCGACGTGTTCAGCAGGTACCAGCGGATGGCGGGCAACGACGTCCTCATGGTGTCGGGCTCCGACGAGCACGGCACGCCGATCCTCATCGCCGCCGACGAGGCCGGGCTGACCCCGCAGGAGCTCGCCGACCAGAACCACCGGCTCATCGTCGAGGACCTGGTCGGGCTCGGCGTCAGCTACGACCTCTACACCCGCACCACGACGCGCAACCACCACGCCGTCGTCCAGGAGCTCTTCCTCGGCGTCTACGAGAACGGCTACTTCGTCGAGCAGACGACCTACGGCGCGATCTCGCCGTCGACCGGGCGCACCCTGCCGGACCGCTACATCGAGGGCACCTGCCCCATCTGCGGCTACGACGGCGCCCGCGGCGACCAGTGCGACAACTGCGGCAACCAGCTCGACCCCCACGACCTGATCGACCCGCGCTCCAAGATCAACGGCGAGAAGCCGGAGTTCATCGAGACCCAGCACTTCTTCCTCGACCTGCCGGCGCTGGCCGAGGCGCTCACCGAGTGGCTCGACGGGCGCGAGGCGACCGGCCTGTGGCGGCCCAACGTCATCCGGTTCTCCAAGAACATCCTCAAGGAGATCCGCCCCCGCGCGATGACGCGCGACATCGACTGGGGCATCGCCGTGCCGCTCGACGGCTGGCGCGAGAACCCGACCAAGAAGCTCTACGTCTGGTTCGACGCGGTGATCGGCTACCTCTCGGCGTCCATCGAGTGGGCCCGGCGTACCGGCGACGCCGAGGCGTGGCGCGCGTGGTGGAACGACCCCGAGGCGCTGTCCTACTACTTCATGGGCAAGGACAACATCACCTTCCACTCCCAGATCTGGCCGGCCGAGCTCCTCGCCTACGCCGGCAAGGGCGACAAGGGCGGCGAGCCCCGCGAGTACGGCGTGCTCAACCTGCCGACCGAGGTCGTCTCCTCGGAGTTCCTCACGATGGAGGGCAAGAAGTTCTCCTCGTCCAAGAAGATCGTCATCTACGTGCGCGACCTGCTCGCGCGCTACCAGCCCGACGCCTTCCGCTACTTCGTCGCCTCGGCGGGCCCCGAGAACCAGGACTCCGACTTCACCTGGGCCGAGTTCGTGCGCCGTACCAACGACGAGCTCGTCGCCGGCTGGGGCAACCTGGTCAACCGGACGGCCACGCTGATCGCCAAGAACTTCGGCGAGCTGCCGGCCGCCGGTGAGCTGAGCGCCGCGGACAAGGCCGTGCTCGACACCGTCGAGGGTGCCTTCACCTCGGTCGGCGAGCTGATCGGCAAGCACCGCCAGAAGCAGGCGATCGGCGAGGCGATGCGAGCCGTCGCCGAGGTCAACAAGTACGTCTCGGACTCCGAGCCCTGGAAGCTCAAGGACGAGGCGCAGCGCGAGCGGCTCGGCACGATCCTGCACGTGATGGCCCAGTGCGTCGCCGACCTCAACCTGGTGCTCAGCCCGTTCCTGCCGTTCTCGGCCAACGAGGTCGACAAGGCGCTCGGCGGCTCCGGCGCGATCGCGCCGATGCCGCGGATCGAGGAGGTCAGCGACCTCGACGACACCACGCGCGGCTACCCGATCATCACCGGCGACTACACCGGCTTCCCGGCCTGGCGCCGCCGGCCGATCGAGGTCGGCCGTGCGGTCGCCAAGCCGAGCCCGGTCTTCGTCAAGCTCGACCCGTCGGTGATCGACGAGGAGCTCGCCCGCCTGGGCGCCTGA
- a CDS encoding GNAT family N-acetyltransferase, whose amino-acid sequence MTESHDVWFTDDPAAFLAVAGDRLAEDPVTATVVTSTADRFAAHGPPAGVPHAWFAVVRDGAGEIAGLAMRTAPFAPYPVYLLAMPDDAVRALAAAVLARGEEVGGVTGLRPAADVFAAAVAEATGGAVEVHVHFRLFELGTLVEPRAVAGRLRPVRADEAELALAWIHRFFADADEQAGRPAGHLEEASAFGMADVERKLAEGVLWFWVDEEDRPVHLTGANPASYGVARVGPVYTPAELRGRGWAGAAVAEVSRLLRSGGDRVTLFTDQANPTSNALYLALGYEPVADTVQLVVR is encoded by the coding sequence ATGACCGAGTCCCACGACGTCTGGTTCACCGACGACCCCGCCGCCTTCCTCGCGGTCGCCGGCGATCGGCTGGCCGAGGACCCGGTGACCGCGACGGTGGTCACCTCCACCGCCGACCGCTTCGCCGCGCACGGGCCGCCGGCCGGCGTACCGCACGCGTGGTTCGCGGTCGTGCGCGACGGTGCGGGGGAGATCGCCGGGCTGGCGATGCGGACCGCACCGTTCGCGCCCTACCCGGTCTACCTGCTGGCGATGCCCGACGACGCGGTCCGCGCGCTCGCCGCCGCGGTGCTCGCGCGCGGCGAGGAGGTCGGCGGGGTGACCGGGCTGCGGCCGGCCGCCGACGTGTTCGCGGCGGCGGTCGCCGAGGCGACCGGAGGCGCTGTCGAGGTGCACGTGCACTTCCGGCTGTTCGAGCTCGGCACGCTCGTCGAGCCGCGCGCCGTCGCCGGCCGCCTGCGCCCGGTGCGCGCCGACGAGGCCGAGCTCGCGCTGGCCTGGATCCACCGGTTCTTCGCCGACGCCGACGAGCAGGCCGGCCGCCCGGCCGGGCACCTCGAGGAGGCGAGTGCCTTCGGGATGGCCGACGTGGAGCGCAAGCTCGCTGAGGGCGTGCTGTGGTTCTGGGTCGACGAGGAGGACCGCCCGGTGCACCTGACCGGCGCCAACCCGGCGTCGTACGGCGTCGCGCGGGTCGGTCCCGTCTACACGCCCGCCGAGCTGCGCGGTCGCGGCTGGGCCGGCGCCGCGGTGGCCGAGGTGTCCCGCCTGCTGCGCTCGGGCGGGGACCGGGTCACGCTGTTCACCGACCAGGCCAACCCGACCTCCAACGCGCTCTACCTGGCGCTGGGCTACGAGCCGGTGGCCGACACCGTCCAGCTCGTCGTCCGCTGA
- a CDS encoding tetratricopeptide repeat protein — MPVPVPESLDDVAAGLRALRSAAGSPSYARVAERVVAARRSRGVPEAESHVGRITVYDCFRAGRRRVDADLVAEIVLALAYDDATADHWRGRARAAQHRRDAGMVGTATATPPPPDEPSIERSELAAVLAAVAAGARVVVIDGLAGSGKTQLARRATERLLALGRVSERLEVDLRGFHDTLPPVEAEAALSAAVRAADDGNAPAAVAARRQRYATLLRELPRVVVLDDAASEDQVRPLLVRSGPSVLLVTSRRALRLDGAAAVTVGSFSAAESVRLLGAIAGTDRVAAEPAAAAALAEATGHLPLAVSLVATRVAARSDWSLADLVAVADARRRSLRVDDAVATTLAATYGVLSPAAQRLLRLLSAPPVEHLDETAVAAVADAPPDQSAAALAELWRHHLLQRAAPYRLRMHPLVRTFALDRSQDEDRPVERADAQHRLAHHLLALAWADHVHLRSGNGRPPPAGLALPHLDADEARRRVEREADTLVLLAGLADGPLTDALPDLARAVASRLDQWGRYGDARILHERAWAVARAAERPDAVLRARLDLGRTLVRLGDLDAAGEHLGAVHAGLEEAGFPTEAREALNALAIVAAQQGRPDEAAARFRRCADLAAQTGDLVGQALSLDNVAIVEHRLGHLAEALTYHQRAQEVAVRAGATAPRAQSLVNSAVLQLTLGDPAAALGSAEEGVGLAGELGLTPVRGYGLTAWGRALTALGRAEESQEHHEAALTIARQVADPVLEASAHCGLGGTRLALGEHDAARARFETAVGLATRAGLLPEQVRALRGLADTAAARGDHAAATIHRGAAEELVAGAPEADRAYMRSWLDGPG; from the coding sequence GTGCCCGTACCCGTGCCGGAGAGCCTGGACGACGTCGCGGCCGGGCTGCGCGCCCTCCGCTCCGCCGCCGGCAGCCCCTCGTACGCCCGGGTCGCGGAGCGGGTCGTCGCGGCCCGCCGCTCGCGCGGGGTGCCCGAGGCCGAGAGCCACGTCGGCCGGATCACCGTCTACGACTGCTTCCGCGCGGGCCGGCGCCGGGTCGACGCCGACCTGGTCGCCGAGATCGTCCTCGCCCTCGCGTACGACGACGCGACCGCCGATCACTGGCGGGGCCGGGCGCGGGCGGCCCAGCACCGGCGCGACGCCGGCATGGTCGGGACCGCGACCGCGACCCCGCCGCCCCCGGACGAGCCCTCGATCGAGCGGTCCGAGCTCGCCGCCGTCCTCGCCGCGGTGGCCGCGGGGGCACGGGTCGTGGTCATCGACGGCCTGGCCGGCAGCGGCAAGACCCAGCTTGCCCGCCGGGCCACGGAGCGGCTCCTCGCGCTGGGGCGGGTGAGCGAGCGGCTCGAGGTCGACCTGCGCGGCTTCCACGACACCTTGCCGCCGGTCGAGGCCGAGGCGGCCCTGAGCGCCGCGGTCCGCGCGGCGGACGACGGCAACGCCCCGGCCGCGGTCGCCGCCCGTCGCCAGCGCTACGCGACGCTGCTGCGCGAGCTGCCCCGGGTCGTCGTCCTCGACGACGCGGCGAGCGAGGACCAGGTGCGCCCGCTCCTGGTGCGGTCCGGGCCGAGCGTCCTCCTGGTGACCAGCCGGCGCGCGCTGCGCCTCGACGGTGCCGCGGCGGTCACGGTCGGCTCGTTCTCGGCGGCCGAGTCGGTCCGGCTGCTGGGAGCGATCGCCGGGACCGACCGGGTCGCCGCCGAGCCCGCGGCCGCGGCCGCGCTCGCCGAGGCGACCGGCCACCTCCCGCTCGCGGTCTCGCTGGTCGCCACCCGGGTCGCCGCCCGCAGCGACTGGTCGCTGGCCGACCTGGTCGCGGTCGCCGACGCCCGCCGGCGCAGCCTGCGCGTCGACGACGCCGTCGCCACGACCCTCGCGGCGACCTACGGCGTGCTGAGCCCCGCCGCCCAGCGCCTCCTGCGGCTGCTCTCGGCGCCGCCCGTCGAGCACCTCGACGAGACCGCGGTCGCGGCCGTCGCCGACGCGCCGCCGGACCAGAGCGCCGCCGCGCTCGCCGAGCTGTGGCGCCACCACCTGCTCCAGCGCGCGGCGCCGTACCGGCTGCGGATGCACCCGCTGGTGCGCACGTTCGCGCTCGACCGCTCCCAGGACGAGGACCGCCCGGTCGAGCGCGCCGACGCCCAGCACCGCCTCGCCCACCACCTGCTCGCCCTGGCCTGGGCCGACCACGTGCACCTGCGCTCGGGCAACGGCCGCCCGCCGCCGGCCGGGCTCGCGCTGCCCCATCTCGACGCCGACGAGGCCCGCCGGCGGGTGGAGCGCGAGGCCGACACGCTCGTCCTGCTCGCCGGTCTCGCCGACGGCCCGCTGACCGATGCGCTGCCCGACCTGGCCCGCGCGGTGGCGTCGCGCCTCGACCAGTGGGGCCGGTACGGCGACGCCCGGATCCTGCACGAGCGCGCCTGGGCCGTGGCCCGCGCCGCCGAGCGCCCGGACGCCGTGCTCCGCGCCCGGCTCGACCTGGGCCGGACGCTGGTCCGGCTGGGCGACCTGGACGCCGCCGGCGAGCACCTGGGCGCGGTCCATGCCGGGCTCGAGGAGGCCGGCTTCCCGACCGAGGCGCGCGAGGCGCTCAACGCCCTCGCCATCGTCGCCGCCCAGCAGGGCCGCCCGGACGAGGCGGCCGCCCGCTTCCGGCGCTGCGCCGACCTCGCCGCGCAGACCGGCGATCTCGTCGGCCAGGCACTCTCGCTCGACAACGTCGCCATCGTCGAGCACCGGCTCGGTCACCTCGCCGAGGCACTGACCTACCACCAGCGGGCCCAGGAGGTCGCCGTCCGGGCCGGCGCCACGGCGCCGCGGGCGCAGAGCCTGGTCAACTCCGCCGTCCTCCAGCTCACCCTCGGCGACCCGGCCGCCGCGCTCGGCTCCGCCGAGGAGGGCGTCGGCCTGGCCGGCGAGCTCGGCCTCACCCCGGTCCGCGGCTACGGCCTGACCGCCTGGGGGCGGGCGCTCACCGCGCTCGGCCGGGCGGAGGAGAGCCAGGAGCACCACGAGGCCGCGCTCACCATCGCCCGCCAGGTCGCCGACCCGGTGCTCGAGGCCTCGGCCCACTGCGGGCTCGGCGGCACCCGGCTCGCGCTCGGTGAGCACGACGCGGCCCGGGCCCGCTTCGAGACCGCCGTCGGCCTGGCGACCCGGGCCGGGCTGCTGCCCGAGCAGGTCCGGGCGCTGCGCGGACTGGCGGACACGGCCGCGGCCCGGGGCGACCACGCGGCCGCGACGATCCACCGCGGCGCCGCCGAGGAGCTCGTCGCCGGGGCACCCGAGGCCGACCGCGCCTACATGCGCTCGTGGCTCGACGGTCCCGGCTGA
- a CDS encoding Vgb family protein, with translation MRRSVGAMAAGVLLAGVLTGADPAGAAGADGPSAGGPAERAAVPTRGPSIATYPVPTAGAGLDSIVRGPDGNLWVSEAKGWKLARVTARGAITEFPVPVTSSGSGPTGLASGADGYLWFLSDSRAKVQRATTSGAVESMGTNASGRIFDEIVAGRTRGVWMTETGGAGGDKVYRLLGKTPDGSALEGWSAPGSYLAPSPVALAPDGALWHGDAGGYLRRIDEAGSATSFPVRWPNPNIDATSLAFARDGGLWATAFAPGSPISSAEGGMVGRFSQGRLTSWTLPQLARNVHPIPSSMTLGPDGALWWAEKEGIGRITTSGTISRVRIAPWRPRDIAFGADGRLWFIDQGANRVGAITINGSLFPPRNVARAVKLSSAGKRVKGRVTSSVAACRPGKVLAFQKKGRKARKIGAGRANAAGKFAFGVRKRGSGKVYVVVKASAPSSSVRCLAARSRLR, from the coding sequence GTGCGCAGGAGCGTGGGAGCGATGGCGGCCGGGGTGCTGCTGGCCGGGGTGCTGACCGGGGCGGACCCGGCGGGCGCGGCGGGCGCGGACGGGCCGAGCGCGGGTGGGCCCGCCGAGCGGGCCGCCGTACCGACCCGGGGGCCGAGCATCGCCACCTACCCCGTGCCGACGGCCGGCGCCGGTCTCGACTCGATCGTGCGCGGCCCGGACGGCAACCTGTGGGTGAGCGAGGCGAAGGGCTGGAAGCTGGCCCGGGTCACCGCGCGCGGCGCGATCACCGAGTTCCCGGTGCCGGTCACGAGCTCGGGCAGCGGCCCGACCGGGCTCGCCTCCGGGGCCGACGGCTACCTGTGGTTCCTCTCCGACAGCCGGGCCAAGGTCCAGCGCGCGACCACCTCCGGCGCGGTCGAGAGCATGGGCACCAACGCCAGCGGCCGGATCTTCGACGAGATCGTCGCGGGCCGGACCCGGGGCGTGTGGATGACCGAGACCGGTGGCGCCGGCGGCGACAAGGTCTACCGGCTGCTGGGCAAGACGCCCGACGGCAGCGCGCTCGAGGGCTGGAGCGCCCCGGGGTCCTACCTCGCGCCGTCGCCGGTGGCGCTCGCCCCCGACGGTGCGCTCTGGCACGGTGACGCCGGCGGCTACCTGCGCCGCATCGACGAGGCCGGCAGTGCGACGTCCTTCCCGGTGCGCTGGCCCAACCCGAACATCGACGCCACCTCGCTGGCCTTCGCCCGCGACGGCGGGCTGTGGGCGACGGCCTTCGCGCCGGGCTCACCGATCAGCAGCGCCGAGGGCGGCATGGTCGGCCGCTTCTCCCAGGGCCGGCTGACCTCCTGGACCTTGCCCCAGCTGGCCCGCAACGTGCACCCGATCCCCAGCTCGATGACGCTCGGCCCCGACGGCGCGCTGTGGTGGGCCGAGAAGGAGGGCATCGGCCGGATCACCACCTCCGGCACGATCTCCCGGGTCCGGATCGCGCCCTGGCGCCCGCGCGACATCGCCTTCGGCGCCGACGGCCGGCTGTGGTTCATCGACCAGGGCGCCAACCGGGTCGGCGCGATCACGATCAACGGCAGCCTCTTCCCGCCCCGCAACGTCGCCCGCGCGGTCAAGCTCAGCAGCGCCGGCAAGCGGGTCAAGGGCCGGGTCACCTCGTCGGTCGCCGCCTGCCGTCCGGGCAAGGTCCTCGCCTTCCAGAAGAAGGGCCGCAAGGCCCGCAAGATCGGGGCCGGCCGGGCCAACGCCGCGGGCAAGTTCGCCTTCGGTGTGCGCAAGCGCGGCAGCGGCAAGGTGTACGTCGTGGTCAAGGCCTCCGCACCGTCGAGCTCGGTGCGCTGCCTGGCCGCGCGGTCGCGCCTGCGCTGA
- a CDS encoding alpha/beta hydrolase — protein MALHPQARRAIENAAGEVPVTDPAFDIAAARAQARAGVRDQPRLPLAEVREVDAGGVPARLYLPAQYDAVVLHAHGGGFVLNDVEVHDAAVRRFARLAGVAVLSVDYRRPPEHRFPAAPDDLSAALAWVGEQPELAGLPAFAHGDSAGGNLALVTALRHPGRFAGVVLIYPFLDPSAGFDSYRTAADGFDPTEAAWYWQQYAATPADLTDPDLAPLLAPHLGTLPPTLVTTAEHDPLRDEGEHLAHLLAEAGVEVVGTRYVGQIHGFWRHTDVFDAAEPMMAQVAGWIRLQVARRESPER, from the coding sequence ATGGCTCTGCACCCCCAGGCCCGCCGCGCGATCGAGAACGCGGCGGGCGAGGTCCCCGTCACCGACCCCGCCTTCGACATCGCCGCGGCCCGGGCGCAGGCGCGCGCGGGCGTGCGCGACCAGCCCCGGCTGCCACTGGCCGAGGTGCGCGAGGTCGACGCGGGCGGCGTACCGGCGCGGCTCTACCTCCCCGCGCAGTACGACGCCGTGGTGCTCCACGCCCACGGCGGCGGCTTCGTGCTCAACGACGTCGAGGTGCACGACGCCGCGGTCCGGCGGTTCGCCCGGCTGGCCGGCGTCGCCGTGCTCAGCGTCGACTACCGGCGCCCGCCCGAGCACCGCTTCCCGGCGGCGCCCGACGACCTGAGCGCCGCGCTGGCCTGGGTGGGGGAGCAGCCCGAGCTGGCCGGCCTCCCGGCGTTCGCCCACGGCGACAGCGCGGGCGGCAACCTCGCGCTGGTCACCGCGCTGCGCCACCCGGGCCGGTTCGCGGGCGTCGTGCTGATCTACCCGTTCCTCGACCCGAGCGCCGGGTTCGACTCCTACCGGACCGCCGCCGACGGCTTCGACCCGACCGAGGCCGCCTGGTACTGGCAGCAGTACGCCGCCACCCCCGCCGACCTCACCGATCCCGACCTCGCGCCCCTGCTCGCACCGCACCTGGGCACGCTCCCGCCGACCTTGGTCACCACCGCCGAGCACGACCCGCTGCGCGACGAGGGCGAGCACCTGGCGCACCTGCTCGCCGAGGCCGGCGTCGAGGTCGTCGGCACCCGGTACGTCGGGCAGATCCACGGGTTCTGGCGCCACACGGACGTCTTCGACGCGGCCGAGCCGATGATGGCGCAGGTCGCCGGGTGGATCCGGCTGCAGGTGGCGCGCCGGGAGAGCCCGGAGCGCTAG